The genome window AGACCGGGAAGACATCCGGTTCGGCATCGCCCACGGCGTGGACTACCTGGCGCTCTCCTTCGTCAGAGGACCGGAAGACATCCTGGCAGCGCGGGCCTTGGTCGCTCAATGCGGCGGAACGGTGCCGATCATTGCCAAGATCGAACGGGCCGAAGCCGTGACCGCCCTGGACGCGATCCTGGACGAAGCGGACGGGGTCATGATTGCGCGGGGGGATCTGGGCGTGGAGATGAGTCCTGAAGCCGTGCCGCTGTTGCAGAAACGTATCATCATGGAAGCCAACCGCCGCCGCCGCCTCGTGATCACCGCCACGCAAATGCTGGAGTCGATGACCCAAGCCCTGCGTCCCACCAGAGCGGAAGCCTCAGATGTCGCCAATGCCGTGTTCGACGGCACCGACGCGGTGATGCTGTCGGCTGAAACGGCCATCGGTGCGCATCCGGTTGAAACCGTCCAGGTCATGGATCGCATCATTCGCGCAGCGGAGGAAGGTCCCGAGCCGGGAGTGAGACCCAAGCGTCACACCGATTGGGGGGACATGGCCTTCCCCGAAGCGATCTGTACCGCAGCGGCCTCGGCCGCCAAAGCCATCAACGCCGGCGTCATCGTCGCCTTCAGCGAGCGGGGCACGACGGCGCACCTCATCTCGAAACAACGACCCGCCGCACCGATCATCGCCTTCACCCCGTTTGAGCCGGTCAGGAAACGGATGGCCCTCTATTGGGGCGTGCGCCCCTACACCATGCCGCAGATCGAACAGACCGATGCCCGTGTGGACGAGGCCGAGCGACGACTGAAAGCGGAGGGACTGGCTAAAACCGGAGAACGAATTGTCATCCTCTCCGGGACTCGCATCGGGCAACCGGGGGGCACGAATCTGATCAAGCTGCACGTCGTAGGATA of Nitrospira sp. contains these proteins:
- the pyk gene encoding pyruvate kinase, which gives rise to MRKAKIVCTIGPASSSLAMLDRLIASGMDAARLNFSHGAHDTHAAAIATIRQAAERRQAAVAIIQDLQGPRIRVGDLPDEGIEVTTGQSVRLQTMLARSGGQLGAQSVARAHSAIPEIPVTYPYLARDLRPGARVLINDGLIELMVDRIAGGAVECTVATGGTITSHKGINLPGTIVSAPTLTDKDREDIRFGIAHGVDYLALSFVRGPEDILAARALVAQCGGTVPIIAKIERAEAVTALDAILDEADGVMIARGDLGVEMSPEAVPLLQKRIIMEANRRRRLVITATQMLESMTQALRPTRAEASDVANAVFDGTDAVMLSAETAIGAHPVETVQVMDRIIRAAEEGPEPGVRPKRHTDWGDMAFPEAICTAAASAAKAINAGVIVAFSERGTTAHLISKQRPAAPIIAFTPFEPVRKRMALYWGVRPYTMPQIEQTDARVDEAERRLKAEGLAKTGERIVILSGTRIGQPGGTNLIKLHVVG